The following proteins are encoded in a genomic region of Coffea eugenioides isolate CCC68of chromosome 6, Ceug_1.0, whole genome shotgun sequence:
- the LOC113773612 gene encoding uncharacterized protein LOC113773612 — protein sequence MEFLQPIGAAVMVLQESIKLLPKNGKLVALTILPTLLFSSLFFLVFNFSYKSLLRDMLMRESMLPLTSANSAEFSSILAHLKEDFGLMLVVDLTFILGYYIISLLSIIATILVSTISHTERTLSNKDFALLVLRSWKRPLITGFYTTLLDIGYIFLVLFVASPVMMLFSNSMEEVFFTIYLVGIAAYIVYLYLSITWILGIVTSVIEEDCYGIQALGKAGDLIQGMKIQGFVLNMMFALLSVVVFQGFRIIRGHKWLVNQTIFGLFLVNVSCLLRLSQFVGYTVLYFQCKKKHGEEIELQGEVEYTKISSTPLADVGMP from the coding sequence ATGGAGTTTTTACAGCCTATTGGTGCTGCTGTGATGGTTTTGCAAGAGTCAATTAAACTTCTTCCGAAGAATGGGAAGCTCGTAGCCTTAACAATTCTACCGACTCTCCTCTTTTCGTCCCTCTTCTTCTTGGTTTTCAACTTCTCCTACAAATCATTACTTCGCGATATGCTCATGAGGGAGTCTATGTTACCTCTTACCAGCGCCAACAGCGCAGAATTCTCCAGCATTCTCGCCCATCTCAAAGAAGATTTCGGCCTTATGCTGGTTGTTGATCTTACTTTCATTCTTGGCTACTATATCATCTCCCTCTTGTCGATAATTGCAACAATTCTAGTATCCACCATTTCGCATACTGAGAGGACATTAAGCAACAAGGATTTCGCTCTCCTAGTACTTAGATCCTGGAAAAGGCCGTTGATCACTGGGTTTTACACAACTCTTCTTGATATTGGCTATATATTTTTGGTTCTGTTTGTGGCTAGCCCTGTCATGATGTTATTTAGTAATTCCATGGAGGAGGTCTTCTTCACCATTTACTTGGTGGGAATTGCTGCCTACATCGTTTATCTGTACTTATCGATCACCTGGATTTTGGGCATAGTGACTTCGGTGATTGAAGAAGATTGTTACGGGATTCAGGCACTGGGAAAAGCGGGGGATCTGATTCAGGGAATGAAGATTCAGGGATTCGTTCTGAATATGATGTTTGCTCTGCTATCTGTGGTTGTATTTCAAGGATTCAGGATTATTAGAGGACACAAATGGCTGGTAAATCAGACAATTTTCGGATTGTTTCTTGTGAATGTCTCGTGTTTATTAAGACTGTCACAATTTGTGGGGTATACGGTCCTATATTTCCAGTGCAAGAAGAAGCATGGTGAAGAGATTGAACTACAAGGGGAAGTTGAGTATACTAAAATATCTTCTACGCCTCTTGCTGATGTTGGTATGCCATAA